In a genomic window of Lycium ferocissimum isolate CSIRO_LF1 chromosome 9, AGI_CSIRO_Lferr_CH_V1, whole genome shotgun sequence:
- the LOC132030506 gene encoding uncharacterized protein LOC132030506 has protein sequence MFDSRNQKPNDHIPILDPVTTSDYTYNTYQLPNLATKHRPKHDVESVQFRVQENSQHVDYGDESGVSSPPLWKNSPPRSHAHPLQNSTNYRSISSTSRALAIAKGQWELMEMVKNMPESCYELSLKDLVEKNEVLESDQEKCLINKEEENITSTTNDQEPQVVQQRVKSIKRQESTSNSSSKNKRGKMIRSESFEDRRLFLKMFCPISLESKKKQMKNSPKTTRKVSPKPVESTNKSSKSVEKEWWKRKFSCSSESDSSKTGSSNSESTGRSGSSGSNDSKNTDSRRNTNRKKKGFLSKVWSRSCFSKSKSAE, from the exons ATGTTTGATTCAAGAAACCAAAAACCCAATGATCATATACCAATTCTTGATCCAGTTACAACCTCAGATTACACTTATAACACTTACCAACTTCCTAATTTAGCCACCAAACATAGGCCTAAACATGATGTTGAAAGTGTCCAATttagagttcaagaaaattcacaACATGTTGATTATGGTGATGAATCTGGTGTTTCTTCACCACCTTTATGGAAAAATAGTCCACCAAGAAGCCATGCTCATCCCCTCCAAAATTCGACGAATTATCGGTCAATTTCATCTACCTCTAGAGCTCTGGCAATAGCTAAAGGTCAATGGGAACTCATGGAAATGGTCAAGAACATGCCTGAATCTTGCTATGAGTTGTCCCTTAAGGATcttgttgaaaaaaatgaagtctTGGAATCTGATCAAGAAAAATGTTTGATCAATAAAGAGGAGGAAAATATTACTAGTACTACTAATGATCAAGAACCACAAGTTGTGCAGCAAAGAgtgaaaagcataaaaagaCAAGAGAGTACtagtaatagtagtagtaaaAATAAGAGGGGGAAAATGATTAGAAGTGAGAGTTTTGAAGATAGGAGGCTATTTTTAAAGATGTTTTGCCCAATTTCTTTGGAATCAAAGAAGAAACAGATGAAGAATTCACCAAAAACAACTAGAAAAGTTTCACCTAAGCCAGTAGAAAGTACAAATAAATCTTCAAAAAGTGTGGAGAAAGAGTGGTGGAAGAGGAAATTTTCTTGTTCAAGTGAGAGTGATAGTAGCAAAACAGGTAGCAGTAATAGTGAAAGCACTGGCAGAAGTGGTAGCAGTGGTAGCAATGATAGCAAGAATACTGATAGCAGAAGAAATACTAACAG GAAAAAGAAAGGATTTTTATCCAAAGTCTGGTCAAGATCATGCTTTAGTAAAAGCAAATCAGCAGAGTGA
- the LOC132030507 gene encoding uncharacterized protein LOC132030507: MAEAAVKLEEPHKTEELLEEDEEEEELLWSSDSDIGEALDYLDTKDNSETINGAFSLQTRRPNAHGGLHSRPNSSALQPLSNRTQKVANHIRAQPLEEWEGRISGMSNSVTTAIRGSVRDMAIGKTKTTEKADRATVEQAIDPRTRMVLFKMLNRGVFHDINGCISTGKEANVYHATKADGPELAIKVYKTSVLVFKDRDRYVQGDYRFRYGYCKHNPRKMVKTWAEKEMRNLMRLRAAGIRCPAPILLRLHVLVMEFVGKGGWAAPRLKDAALSLDKLRECYVEIIMAMRTLYQKCKLVHGDLSEYNILYFEGHLYVIDVSQSVDLDHPHALDFLREDCVHVSDFFKKHGVAVMTIRELFDFIVDPSINDDSVDSYLEKVQERILARGEMTAEEEIADSVFIQSFIPKTLDHVKDAEADVQRIISGEDTGDMYYKTITGLNSVENQQHQQNGERGREATAAAEIDKPSDGESETDSDDDDDESDCSEGYSSDGEKPTSADKKAARKENKKKVKEERREARKHKVPKAVKKKKKKLAKAKKYR; the protein is encoded by the exons atggcAGAAGCTGCTGTGAAATTAGAGGAACCCCACAAAACTGAAGAATTGttagaagaagatgaagaagaagaagagttatTATGGTCATCAGATTCAGATATTGGTGAAGCATTAGATTATTTAGACACAAAAGATAATAGTGAAACAATAAATGGTGCATTTAGTCTCCAAACAAGACGGCCAAATGCTCATGGTGGACTTCATTCAAGACCCAATTCTTCTGCTTTACAACCACTCTCTAATCGTACTCAGAAAGTTGCTAATCATATTAGAGCTCAACCCTTAGAG GAATGGGAAGGGAGGATCAGTGGCATGTCAAACTCTGTGACTACTGCAATTCGTGGAAGTGTTCGGGATATGGCTATTGGTAAAACTAAAACTACTGAGAAAGCAGACCGTGCCACTGTTGAACAG GCAATTGATCCAAGAACACGAATGGTTTTGTTTAAAATGCTAAACCGCGGTGTGTTTCATGATATCAATGGCTGTATTTCAACCGGGAAAGAG GCCAATGTTTATCATGCAACAAAAGCTGATGGTCCGGAACTGGCAATCAAAGTATACAAAACTTCAGTCCTTGTATTCAA GGATAGAGATCGCTATGTACAGGGTGACTATCGCTTCAGATATGGATACTGCAAGCACAATCCTAGGAAAATGGTTAAAACATGGGCTGAGAAAGAAATGAGGAATCTAATGAG GCTGAGAGCAGCTGGAATCAGGTGTCCAGCTCCAATTCTCTTGAGGCTTCATGTTCTTGTTATGGAATTCGTAG GGAAAGGAGGCTGGGCAGCACCTCGACTAAAGGATGCTGCTTTATCTCTTGACAAGTTACGTGAATGTTATGTGGAG ATCATTATGGCAATGAGAACTCTATATCAGAAATGCAAGCTAGTGCATGGTGACTTAAGCGAGTATAATATCCTATATTTCGAG GGTCACTTGtatgttattgatgtttcacAATCAGTTGATCTTGACCATCCTCACGCACTTGATTTCCTCCGAGAGGATTGTGTACATGTTTCT GACTTCTTCAAAAAGCATGGGGTGGCTGTTATGACAATTCGAGAGTTGTTTGATTTTATAGTTGATCCGTCTATTAATGATGATTCAGTAGATAGCTATTTGGAGAAG GTTCAAGAGAGAATTTTGGCTAGAGGTGAGATGACTGCAGAAGAAGAAATTGCTGACTCTGTATTTATTCAG TCATTTATTCCCAAGACTCTTGATCATGTGAAAGATGCTGAAGCAGATGTTCAACGAATTATTAGTGGCGAGGACACAGGAGACATGTACTATAAAACTATTACAGGTCTGAATTCTGTAGAAAATCAGCAGCACCAACAAAATGGTGAACGGGGACGAGAGGCTACTGCTGCAGCTGAAATCGACAAACCATCTGATGGTGAATCAGAGACCGATTcagatgatgacgatgatgaaaGTGATTGTAGTGAGGGCTATTCATCTGATGGTGAGAAACCAACAAGTGCTGATAAGAAAGCAGCTAGGAAAGAGAACAAGAAGAAAGTTAAAGAAGAGAGAAGGGAGGCAAGGAAACATAAAGTACCAAAAGCtgtcaagaagaagaagaaaaagttggCCAAGGCAAAGAAGTATAGGTAA